Genomic window (Vigna unguiculata cultivar IT97K-499-35 chromosome 10, ASM411807v1, whole genome shotgun sequence):
tttagtCAAAACTTGAGGATGCAATTTCTTCGCATTCAATAGAACCAGAGAAAAACTCAACCCGAGATGATATATTTTCCCAAGTCTTTGGAAAAGATCGACATGGTTATGTGCGCACATATGGAAAAGGGGTTTCACCTTCCGATCTATGGGGATCTAACTCCCGAGTTggaatacaaaaattaattgatgAAGTTCAAAGGAATGCTCAGGTTGAACTACAAAGCATGAAAAACAGAATGCAAGAGGAAATGGAAATAAAGCTAAAAGAGCAAGTGAAGGAGCAAGTGGAAACCAAACTAAAAGAGCAACTAGAAGCAATGAAAGTTGAGCTTCTAAACAACTTCAAAATCGCTTTTACTCAAATCCCAAGTTATGCTCCAGAAGTAATGGtttcaaatttgaataaagAGGAGGTGGACATTGAAGATGATCCAACATTGAAGATGATGGATAATGATGACAACATCTCTCATAaaggtttatttatttcatagtaGTAAATATTGATTTAGTATTAAATGTTTTGATCTTTGCATTGTTCCTTTGGTAGTTATTGAAGATCCTACAAGTGAGCTCGTAGAGAAAAATGCACATGCCTTGATCTTTCCATTCACTCATACTAGCCCCAggagaaaaaaggaaaaagtgcAGAAAACTAACACCAAGTTAACTAAGAggttattatcatattttttctttatttttcttttatattatctatcaattaattttgttaataatattttggaACATATCTTACTATTTCTTTTATCCAGGAAATTAGAAGATCTTAATGTTGAAATTGTCACACTTGATAACGATCTTAGCATTCTCAAACATCCATCCAATGCCTTTGAGCTTTTCTTGTAAGATCTAGTTCTCTTACAATAagcttataattttattctttttggtttattgactTATAAATGATCACTATTACAGGCAAGAATTTGCAAACAActataaagaaacaaaagttgATTTAGAcaattttgaaagggtatgtaAAGTTCAATACATTGATAAAGCTTCATTATTTGAATCActtattatttaacatttcatttaaaaaataggtTAAGAAAAAAGCTGTTAAGGCATGGAACTCTCTGACAAATAAAGTAAGTCCAAGCCTTTTATTCATCCtaagaaatttaatattaattgagcttcttatttatgatatttgaatCAGGAATTAGAGTCTTATTTCAATGCAGCAACTAaactcaaaagaaaattacatttgAGTACATTAAAGGAaaggttcttcttcttcttcttcataacTTTAGTGTTGTTGACATTCTTGAATATCATGCCATAAGATGTTCTTATTATCCTCTTGAACATCATGCCAAAAGTAATTGTTGCAATCCATACATAGCCACTGCCCATCATTCCTAGCTTCTGAGCAATGGAAAAATGCTCAAACCAGTTTAACATCCCTCCATCTGTATAAGTagtttttgtttccatttttgttgttatattgaTTGTTTGTTAATGAACTTTATCTAAGTAGTGTTGTTGAAGGAAAAGAAATAGGAAAAAGAGAGCGGAAACCTAAAATTCATTTTGACAGGACTGActtgaaaaaattgaaacaagagaAATCTCACAAGTGTAAGTTTCCTCTAAGTCTTTTAGTAAATGATAGTAATAGTttgattaaaaacatttatgtatttgttatactaatttatcaattttaattatctttatatacAGTTGCTAAATGATGCACATACATTGTTACATGCAAATGAGCTGAAGAAGCGGCTTGAATAAGGTGTGAATGTTTTCTATTGGATACAATAAATTGTCACAGGATTCTGTTTTTTACAAATAGCTACTAGATCTGAAATAGGAAGAAACAAATTACAGTGTTGGATAAAAATGAACCAACTCTTCCTCGCCAACCTTGTCTTTTTGTCATTACTTTTATTATCTCATTGAAATATATTCCCCACTTTTAGTAATTAAACTAGtggataaataataatattaattgcaATAACTGAAATTGCTTTACTTGTTTATTTTGTGTGTGAAGCTTTcaaattaatatgattttttctttcatatccATCAAAGTTCTCTGGTGCATAATGTGTAAACAGAAGTATATTGttcataataaaagttattgaaAACTGATTTCAGTGCTCTCTGCAAAATTGTCTTGCTTTCAGTGCCTACTGATTTTAAGTCTTTAACAGGTAATGATCGTAGGAAACATCAAAAGATTCTGAATCAGGAAGATGATGAAGAATAAGACTGAAATTAAAGCTAATCCAGTATCATATCTCCAAGAAATTCTGAActgtcaaaataaaaatccatGCATTAGTAACAGAAGAAGAGAAGGACAGTTCAATTTATGTTGATGGTTATTAAGATCATATTTTAAACTTGagatttttcatgttttagttGAGGTATATTCTTTGatgtatttacttttatttttaatgcagAACATGATGATGTTGAGAATCTTAAAACTCAGACAAAATTTAAACACTTCTTTCACCTGCTCTTAATTCTTGTTTATCTATTATGTTGAAATATAGTAAAAGATTTTTTTCGTTATAGAAGATGATATTTGCCTCTTTATACATATAggaattaatttagaaaaaggacaaattttaattttacaaattaaaaatgtaattaatcc
Coding sequences:
- the LOC114166702 gene encoding uncharacterized protein LOC114166702, which translates into the protein MASGEKEKPSLLAKNVKVSFPSGSMVAILDELEEIASRPSQTPTLPHIGSTSKRKRGPTKCLKTHGLRYDERLPVKLNVLGQPVGTYRATLSNYLGTLARNAHLAPLTFTSWKGLKEHWDDMWKTVLSKFDIEERAKKWVLGSICSSWRNHKCRLKTKYFFPNMPDDYNFKNRPPSVPLEQWKILIKFWKSDIAKVRCEKNKTSRAKLTSIHTTGTKTFAEIRYEEMMKNIDGREPSRAEMFIMTHKPKNEETKEIISKLEDAISSHSIEPEKNSTRDDIFSQVFGKDRHGYVRTYGKGVSPSDLWGSNSRVGIQKLIDEVQRNAQVELQSMKNRMQEEMEIKLKEQVKEQVETKLKEQLEAMKVELLNNFKIAFTQIPSYAPEVMVSNLNKEEVDIEDDPTLKMMDNDDNISHKVIEDPTSELVEKNAHALIFPFTHTSPRRKKEKVQKTNTKLTKRKLEDLNVEIVTLDNDLSILKHPSNAFELFLQEFANNYKETKVDLDNFERVKKKAVKAWNSLTNKELESYFNAATKLKRKLHLSTLKESVVEGKEIGKRERKPKIHFDRTDLKKLKQEKSHKFAK